Part of the Periophthalmus magnuspinnatus isolate fPerMag1 chromosome 23, fPerMag1.2.pri, whole genome shotgun sequence genome, gtttacatgcatttattttgtcTCCTCACACAATACTGGATCTTCTACTTGTGTCTGAGcagtgaagacaagcagattaaaCATTCAAGAGTCCAGGGTCTGAAACGCCTAGATTTCCATTCGGAGTCACTACTTCATGCAAAATATTGTTGTTCATAGTggcaggagtgaggctgttatTCTCCCGGGCCAACATGTAAGCAGCCATAGTCTCCGCAGACTCTGATGATGGCAGAAATGAGCTGGGAGGGGAAGGGCGTGCGTCTTGAGAGGGATTCTGTTGTCCCTCGAGAGCGTCACTTGAGCGCTTTGACGAATCATCTGAATCAAGGTGGGCAAGCCTTTCCATCCAGACCCTGAAGCGCTCTTCCGTCTGGCGCTGCATCACAGCAAAGCGCGTCATGGCCTCTTCCAGAACACTTCCAATGCCGTTTCTATCCCACGAGCTGCTGTCCAAAAGCCCATGAACCTGAGCTCCAACTCTGGATCTCTCCGCCGCACGTCTGAAGCCAGCTTTAAAGACATTGAGGCCAAGCAGTAAGACTTTCATGCTATGGAAGTGGATTCTTCTATTACAGAGAAAATGAATCTGTTTTTGGCTACGTGCAGGCTGACCCCTCCATGCTGATGGAATACAACATGCAGCTGTTGTAGCACTCGAATGTGTGCAGGATGTAAAAATGGTTGAAAAATAATTGGATGCATCTGGAAGGAATAATGGCCTTGTGCTATATTGAGATACGGATTAAGATATAAACTTCTAAATCTGTCTatagtagttgttttttttgaacaatgaaaaacttgtgttttttttaagacagatATATACTAGTAGTCAACTCACCCATGTGATTCCCAAAATCAAGGATGATTAATAGAAAAGATTGTCCGTTGAAACCATGAAAGCGTGCCTATAAATATTTCTACCGCAAGTGCCTCAGTTGATGCcaaagaaaatacagaaatcTAAACACATATTACTGTGGCTCTCCAATTTCCATTCAAGTTTAACTCTTTTATAAGTTTATTTTGAGTAGAAAAGTCTAGATTTCATGCAAAGTTTTTTTCTACATTCTAATAGAGAAAACTgaaaagacaaacacaaaaagatgagtgagaatgacaaaaatatttaaaaagatgtTCAAATATTAGATTAACACTGAGTTTTGTGATCTGGGTTACTTGTGAATCAGGCTACATGATACGTATGGACGCATATTAAAAAACAATagtaaaatgattgtaaaacttcAAACTGGCATATAAAGTCGTTTCAAAACAGAAAGcatcataaaatgtatctactgTGATGTACTAGACTTATACAAACTAAATACAAGGAAATATAGGTGTCAGCTGTGGTGTTTGTTTGAAATGGTATgtctaaatgtgattttaagTTGCATTAATAAGTGTGTTCAGTGTTGCTGAATGTTACCTGGAATATCTGTCCTGATTGTCTTGCTACCTCCAGAAGTGTCATCGTCCTCATCAGAGGAGCTGGTGCTGGAGTCACAGGTGACCTCACTGTCACTTGTGCTGCTGTCCTGCAGCAGGTTGTACTTCTTCCTTGCTGCTGCCTCTCGTTTTTGCCTGAGCAAACGCATTCTCTCTTTGTGTTTTTGGCTCCGGTGCCCTTTCACCTTTCCCACTTtgccatttgtttgtttttcttgtccCGTAGCTGCTTCTGCAGTTGTCTGACATCGATTTTTCTTTGCAGCCATAGCATTTGAAGGCATGTCACTCTCTGACCGAGAGCGGCGGGACTTTCTGCCTCCAGTTGTAGAGGAAGATGGCTGGTCAACTGTCTGTTCTGAATCAGGTAAAGCTTCCATGTTGTCTTCACCTTCACACGCTGGAGGGGCAGCTACTTCTTCCCCTGATGAAAGTGTGTCTGAATCCGCAAGGTGCCCACTAGAAGAGGGGGACAGCATACAAGGGTTTGAGGAGTCGCTTTCATAAACACGGTTAGACACGGCCTTGTTGTCACTACTAGAAGAGGCTTGATGAGACCCTGCGGAGTCTCTCCTGAGCTCCTTCATCAGGCATGGCATAGACAGCAGGCTTTGTTCACTCTCTGTGTGCAAAAGGCTGTCCCCATCCTTATCCTTTTGAGTGGAAGTGATGCTGGTGGAGGTCTCACTCTTTTGTTGATCTTCTTGCTCTTCTTGAACAGATGCTGTGACTGTTTCTGCTTCATCAAGGCACTCAGTGGGACACTCAGCATCAACAAATTCTCCTGTATTTACTGAATCTGCCATCTTCATACTAGTCAAGCCCAGAGCCCAAGGTCCAAATGATGTGGACCGTTGTGTCTGGACAGGAACTGACCTGATGTAAAGACAACAAAAGCCACAATTAACTTTAATACCACTTTAGAATATATCAGCAAAATTATAATAGAAATTGGAAGTAAGAATTTCAGCAAAACCTAAAGGCTGCTATGGTTATCAATTTTACAGACTTTTCTGAAATCCATGCATGTCCTGAGGGTGTGCACAGACGTGAGCTACAAACACGGTCAATGACGACGCTAATGTGTCTGTGCTCAGAGTTTCCTCTTGTGCCATAAAAGGAATCAGCCGCAGCTTCAAACATTTCAGGGTTGGCCGTTGTAACTGAAGTAAAGTGTGAGCAGTTCACTAAAGCAACGATCAACTCGTGTGCTTTGAAATAGTACGCTACTTACCGCGGTGGCGGCGTTAGTTTATTCCTCAGTCCAGATCGCTCGACATCTTACGTAAGTTACAGTTTCTCTGGATCTCACCGCTACAGTTCGACTTCCGAATTACGCCGCACTAATGTCCTACAACGTGGATGTGTGAAGATTGGGGCCAGTGCATTGGTTCTGTGTCTTTCCTTAAGTGCGACTTTAGCTGTGTATTATTGTAAAATGTCTTCAACAGTCTGCAGCAGCGAATCGTCGTTACAAAGTGTACATGCGCCACTTCCGGTGCTCTGGGGCCAGTGGAGCGACCCCTAGCGGATGGCGGAAATTCAAGGTCAACATTTACAAATAGTTTCtcaattaatgtattttaagcatACATGGAAATGAATGCGCCTTTATCCTTGTTGTGAATTGAACACActttgaacacacacacacaaggtgCAATGCACCCTGGGAAACCAGCTCCAGATATTGAATCTAAAGGTTTAAAGCATATTCCATATTCCTCACAAGGTATAGCCATGTTTCATGTTTGACAACAcaaattcataaaaataaaattaaataaattaagagCATTGCAAACTGCAGTTTAACCTTTAAGCCTCCATGGCCTTTGAACAGGTCACCTACTCTTCAAAGACTTGACATTTCACAATGAATGACACCTTGATGTTCTGGAAGCGACAAGTCAAGTATACTCAATAATAACACCTCttgtaatataaatatatttattgtgcataaaaataagttaatttTCATGTGTTGAAATGTGTCACTGTTGGCAAAAAGTGATTAATTCTTACGTGCATTTTCAGTCAGTCAACAGTTGAACAGGTGCATAATGAACTTAGAACATTTAGTGAGTTTGTGCTTTGAACGATAGTGAACTCAAATGAGTGATAGTGGGATGTTAATtagaaataaataacacaataaaatattaaataaataatactttaaataaatatttaaaatcttaCATTATACAGGAGTAGTCAACTATACCCAGTACTGTTTCGTGTGCAGTACTGGTctgtgatgtttctgttttgggaCATTATTCTGTTTGACATAACACGGGTCATAATAGTCCCACTCCAAGGCAGAAGTGAGCACGCCGTTGGACAAACCATCACTGTCTGCAGAGAGTATCCTCAAAGACACGCCTGAAAATGCAGTCCAAACAAATTTTACTTGTAACAACATTAAAGATCAAGTTACACATCATAAGACTGGTCAGTGCATTAGCACGAGCTCAAAGAAGATGTAAAACCTGCACTGGCACCAAAGTCGCTGTCCAGTCCAGGGCCCACTGCAGACGTGAGGATACAGGAGACTTCTGAAAGTGTGTTTGAAAGCTCACACTCCATGTCCATTTTGTCACACAGATGCACTGCAGCAGCTGTGTTCAACTCTGTCCTCATCTCATAGGGACTGCTGCTACAAAGTTGTCCCCCattttctgcttcctcctgCTGTGAACAACACAGAAGTTGACACACCTTTGGGCAGGTTCAGAAAAGAGCCAGTACTAGGCTGAACTATGTATGCAAATGATTAAGGTAAAcagtttttaaacaaaattaacacaaaactaaacatAGCAAtcaaatattgtatatttttatgttgtgtAGCTACATCCTGTCCCTTGATCATTTTTCTTAACAGCCGCTTAggccttttccccttttccCACTTATTTACAGAATGTCCATCCTTCTCATTGATGCTTCATGAATTATATAAAAAGATTTACATGGAACACAATTTTCATTTCtcacaaataaatcaacatttactgGCATTGGCACATATTGCTCTTCTCATATTTTCAATGAGTTAAAATTTGCAGCTCCAGTTCATCCTTCCATGTCCCACCACATGGAACACAACTACTTGTCCTGAATAGTTTGCCCACAGTTTGAGATGGTCACTGTGGAGCTTTGTCCAGTAGAATATCTCCGTTAAGCTCTTCAGATGTACTGGGCCCCAGCAGCCACTAGGGGTCCCCCCAAACATGAAATATTTGACTACATTTAGTTTAAATATGCGGTATTATGTAAGGTATTGATGCCTTTTCTTCTAGTGACAAGGAATCAACAATGGCAttgaattagttcatttatctATGTGACAGAAACATGTTATGGAAACTATAAACCTGCAGTTTTCCCAAATGCAGGGCTCATAAAATGCAACTTTTATTAAATTGACTCCACACTGGCaattctgtttgtgttgttcattTGGTTTCAGTTGGCTGCTTCAGCAGATCTATCCAGATACTTACAGGAGACATGCAGCCCTGACAAGAGCAGCTCTGAGCGAAAAATGCAAAATAGGGCTTTAATTACAGTGAGAGGCGGGCAGTATTAAGAGGCCATATTCTATATGCTATGCCATTGTACAGGTAGATCCTGAAAACTATGGGTTTATAAATGCCACTGACCATTGGGGAGTTTGGAGGCACCAGGTTCACTCTGGTTTCAGCCTCGGAGTCGCTGGACCGCGGCAGGACAGGTGCACTTCTACACCACGTACTTCTGCCATAAACCCCGGAGCGCAGGTCCAGTCTGGGAGAAGCCGCAGAGGAAGTGGCCCGGATGGAGCTGGGCGCCTTCAGGGACCCGGAGCCGGTTGCACCATCAGGCCTGAGGAGCCGAATCCTGTGGTCAAAGCCTGGCCTCTCCTTAGACGAAGCCCTAGAAGAAGTGACAGGCTGAGGCAGGACAGGCTCTGACAGGGACATGTACGCTCTCCTtccactctgcagaggaaatgCCACGTCTGACAGTCGTCTGGCCCCGGGCAGTGCGGAGTGCAAAAGTATTGCCTCTGTGTCCTCGCGCCTGTTGGTCTTTTTTGACAAAATTATCAACTTGTAGCCAAGAAACAGGCAGTTCAAGAGCAATAAAATGACCACACATGGAATCAACAACAAGACAACCAAGGTGAGGTTAGACACTGGGCCCTCGGGCAGGGCTGTGGTCTGATGGACCTGCGACATTTCATATCAGATGACATAAATAAACGTGGGTAAAGTGCTGATCTCACGtggctgtgtttgtgtggctgTGCGCAGCTGGACTGACGCGCCAATTATCCTCCAGGTTCTGTGGGTTCAGCCTTTCCCCTGAGGAGTGTGTCTGTCTCTATAAAGATCTTAAATCTTACACTTTCCGCCGTAGCTTATGTAGTAATCTCCATCATGAAATAAAGTAATTTAACAAAACTGCAGCTGCTTTAGTCTCAGTGTGCAGGTGTGTTTTATCAGGTTTTTCACATCCTTATCTCAAATGTGGAGCAAACACCAGAGGGCAGCAGTGGATCTAAGACTGTCACATTTATCTGTCACATTTATCTGTCACATTTATCTGTCACATTTATCTGTCACATTTATCTGTCCCCGAAAAAAGAAAGATCATTCAGATGGATAGgacttttttttcagttgatatttatttgaaaatgtacatagtttTATAGGCTACTCTTTGTAGTCTTCACATTGTAGGAATGCATTATGGGTAGGATATTGCAGAATCTATACAAACATCTCAGATCATTCAATAGAACATTTCACATGTGAATCTCTCTTAGAGAcagtattgttgttttttgtacacaaagtaaatctTTGTACACAATTATATcagtattattttaaaaatagtcATATGAAAACCATATAACCTCTGAAAGCCGTTTCTTCCCCTCAGGTTTAAGTCTACACAGACTTGATTAGCACAGCCCTGCACTGTGAGTGTACTGtataacagcacagatcagtcacactggaggagcacTGAGCTACAGATGGCAGCAGAGACCACTGTTTCTGAAGTCACTATCATCTTCCCCTCACACCATACCACCGTCCAATGTGCTTTCAGCTGTAGTATTCTCCATTCACCATAACAGGCTGTGAATGGTTACAATACTAGCACCCTTGAGTAAGGCTGTGATGTAACAACAATGCACACATGGCGACCCTGTGTCATGTATTGAAAGAAGAGCTAGCATTTGGCTAAGCTGTGCTTGATTATCTCTCGGGACTGGGGTGGGATCCTGTCAGGAAAGAGCACCTGGAACTCCACCACCAAATCCCCTTTCTGTGATGGGCTCTTGGGCAGAGGCAGACCCTCACCACGCAGACGTCTCATTGCACCAGGTTTAATAATGTCACTGCACGGCAAAGGCATCATTCGGCTGTCGAGTGTAGGCACATTAATGGTACAGCCACACAGCGCCTGGAGAGAAAAGATTCAGAATGAGAAATCAGAACCAGGTTCAATAATCAGTGGCCTCACTTTAATAAGAGCATAACACATAGGAACCACTATCATCCCAGGACCCTCAGTCTGACGCACAGTTATGTAACTGCTTTCTATTGATTGCCTGCATTCAAAAGATGCTAATCCGTCTCAATTATGTAATACTATGGTGTTACTGATGTTATAAATGTCCCTCTGTTTGGTAAGTGTAGGAGTTAAGTACTCTGTCAGCCCACGAATGATGGAAGGGCTCCTTGAAATGTCAGCTTCTGAGTGCTATCCTATTAATCTATGTGTGGGCTGGTAAGTGAGAGCCAGAAAAAGAACTGCCAAAAAAGCCTCTATTGAGCTCTACAACCTGCTGTGTAAAAGCAGAGGAGGCTGCAGCCAATGGCAGAGAGGCAGGTCCAGTGATGGGGGCTGTGAGCAGTGAGGTTAAATTTAGCTCATGTTCCCTTGCTCTCTACAGGGTTTGACGAGGTAATGGAGGAGTctgtactgctgctgctgtgtgtgtggggattTGTGGAATGCGTCAAAAATGATGAAACTAGAACAGGAATCATTTACCAACTATACACTATTAAGACTGATGTATCTCTCTGTGGTTCCTATGTGTtaattatatataaaatcaCTACAACTCACCTCCTTTAAGGTGATTTTGGCTGTGTAGACGATATTGGCGCCGTCTCTCTTGTACTGTGGGTGCTCCTGGTCTTTGAGAATGAATGTGATGTCAGCAGGCCCTTTGTTTGGTGTTTCATTTCCTTCTCGAGGGAAGGTGATCTTTGTCCCGGCTCTCCACCCTTTCTTCACCACCACATTGAGCACTTTGTCTTCAGATCGCAGGCTTCGACCGTCGGGATTCAGACGTTTCCGGGTGATCTTCACGTGCTTTGTGCAGCCGTGCATCACCTCCTCCAGAGTGAC contains:
- the ark2n gene encoding uncharacterized protein C18orf25 homolog isoform X2, whose amino-acid sequence is MKMADSVNTGEFVDAECPTECLDEAETVTASVQEEQEDQQKSETSTSITSTQKDKDGDSLLHTESEQSLLSMPCLMKELRRDSAGSHQASSSSDNKAVSNRVYESDSSNPCMLSPSSSGHLADSDTLSSGEEVAAPPACEGEDNMEALPDSEQTVDQPSSSTTGGRKSRRSRSESDMPSNAMAAKKNRCQTTAEAATGQEKQTNGKVGKVKGHRSQKHKERMRLLRQKREAAARKKYNLLQDSSTSDSEVTCDSSTSSSDEDDDTSGGSKTIRTDIPAGFRRAAERSRVGAQVHGLLDSSSWDRNGIGSVLEEAMTRFAVMQRQTEERFRVWMERLAHLDSDDSSKRSSDALEGQQNPSQDARPSPPSSFLPSSESAETMAAYMLARENNSLTPATMNNNILHEVVTPNGNLGVSDPGLLNV
- the ark2n gene encoding uncharacterized protein C18orf25 homolog isoform X3 — translated: MKMADSVNTGEFVDAECPTECLDEAETVTASVQEEQEDQQKSETSTSITSTQKDKDGDSLLHTESEQSLLSMPCLMKELRRDSAGSHQASSSSDNKAVSNRVYESDSSNPCMLSPSSSGHLADSDTLSSGEEVAAPPACEGEDNMEALPDSEQTVDQPSSSTTGGRKSRRSRSESDMPSNAMAAKKNRCQTTAEAATGQEKQTNGKVGKVKGHRSQKHKERMRLLRQKREAAARKKYNLLQDSSTSDSEVTCDSSTSSSDEDDDTSGGSKTIRTDIPGNPDAQLLHKESSQHKGQISIASSDSEVEIVDVQEKARGAHPYGGVIKSLSSWKENPVNQVTSTNQPQLWTSPQPNWVSPPEVVDLTLDEDNGHKYLL
- the ark2n gene encoding uncharacterized protein C18orf25 homolog isoform X1, which produces MKMADSVNTGEFVDAECPTECLDEAETVTASVQEEQEDQQKSETSTSITSTQKDKDGDSLLHTESEQSLLSMPCLMKELRRDSAGSHQASSSSDNKAVSNRVYESDSSNPCMLSPSSSGHLADSDTLSSGEEVAAPPACEGEDNMEALPDSEQTVDQPSSSTTGGRKSRRSRSESDMPSNAMAAKKNRCQTTAEAATGQEKQTNGKVGKVKGHRSQKHKERMRLLRQKREAAARKKYNLLQDSSTSDSEVTCDSSTSSSDEDDDTSGGSKTIRTDIPDGPPIVGHYDISGSDSNQESMSVEAARPSVIRHELKTHRGQVMAVHSGCIRALSSLSGNPDAQLLHKESSQHKGQISIASSDSEVEIVDVQEKARGAHPYGGVIKSLSSWKENPVNQVTSTNQPQLWTSPQPNWVSPPEVVDLTLDEDNGHKYLL
- the hwa gene encoding protein huluwa isoform X2, whose product is MSQVHQTTALPEGPVSNLTLVVLLLIPCVVILLLLNCLFLGYKLIILSKKTNRREDTEAILLHSALPGARRLSDVAFPLQSGRRAYMSLSEPVLPQPVTSSRASSKERPGFDHRIRLLRPDGATGSGSLKAPSSIRATSSAASPRLDLRSGVYGRSTWCRSAPVLPRSSDSEAETRVNLVPPNSPMEAENGGQLCSSSPYEMRTELNTAAAVHLCDKMDMECELSNTLSEVSCILTSAVGPGLDSDFGASAGVSLRILSADSDGLSNGVLTSALEWDYYDPCYVKQNNVPKQKHHRPVLHTKQYWV
- the hwa gene encoding protein huluwa isoform X3; this encodes MSQVHQTTALPEGPVSNLTLVVLLLIPCVVILLLLNCLFLGYKLIILSKKTNRREDTEAILLHSALPGARRLSDVAFPLQSGRRAYMSLSEPVLPQPVTSSRASSKERPGFDHRIRLLRPDGATGSGSLKAPSSIRATSSAASPRLDLRSGVYGRSTWCRSAPVLPRSSDSEAETRVNLVPPNSPMQEEAENGGQLCSSSPYEMRTELNTAAAVHLCDKMDMECELSNTLSEVSCILTSAVGPGLDSDFGVSLRILSADSDGLSNGVLTSALEWDYYDPCYVKQNNVPKQKHHRPVLHTKQYWV
- the hwa gene encoding protein huluwa isoform X1, producing MSQVHQTTALPEGPVSNLTLVVLLLIPCVVILLLLNCLFLGYKLIILSKKTNRREDTEAILLHSALPGARRLSDVAFPLQSGRRAYMSLSEPVLPQPVTSSRASSKERPGFDHRIRLLRPDGATGSGSLKAPSSIRATSSAASPRLDLRSGVYGRSTWCRSAPVLPRSSDSEAETRVNLVPPNSPMQEEAENGGQLCSSSPYEMRTELNTAAAVHLCDKMDMECELSNTLSEVSCILTSAVGPGLDSDFGASAGVSLRILSADSDGLSNGVLTSALEWDYYDPCYVKQNNVPKQKHHRPVLHTKQYWV